A genomic window from Labrus bergylta chromosome 7, fLabBer1.1, whole genome shotgun sequence includes:
- the uqcc6 gene encoding ubiquinol-cytochrome-c reductase complex assembly factor 6, whose protein sequence is MPAGVSWPRYLRMFGASVLAMFAGAQAVHQYYLPDLTIPEVPPKPGELRTELRGYKAREEATAMLEQLKAEEKVD, encoded by the exons ATGCCAGCAGGTGTGTCTTGGCCTCGCTACCTGAGGATGTTCGGTGCCAGTGTACTGGCCATGTTTGCAGGAGCACAGGCCGTCCACCAGTATTACCTGCCTGATTTG ACTATTCCAGAGGTACCGCCAAAACCAGGAGAGCTTCGGACAGAACTGCGGGGCTACAAAGCCAGAGAAGAAGCTACCGCGATGTTAGAACAGCttaaagcagaagaaaaagtgGACTGA
- the si:dkey-42p14.3 gene encoding EF-hand calcium-binding domain-containing protein 10, with the protein MATQREKDAADYLHKHKITELMDNLTSMLFFHRPENPREFLVEQLKQLKLSQQSGVKGPNLFNNANLNAIFGILDPVGRKYITLAQYKQALTTLGIKDINECPEGANEDRISQETFKTEAIQGLQRCSATYI; encoded by the exons ATGGCGACGCAGCGAGAGAAAGACGCCGCGGATTAtctccacaaacacaaaattaCGGAGCTCATGGACAACCTGACTAGCATGCTCTTCTTTCACAGACCTG AAAACCCCAGAGAGTTCCTGGTGGAGCAGCTGAAACAGCTGAAGCTTTCTCAGCAGAGCGGTGTGAAGGGGCCAAATCTGTTCAACAACGCCAACCTGAATGCAATTTTTGGGATCCTGGATCCAGTTGGACGGAAATACATCACTTTAGCCCAGTACAAGCAGG CTCTGACCACACTGGGAATCAAAGACATTAATGAATGTCCTGAAGGTGCAAATGAAGACAGAATATCACAGGAGACCTTCAAAACAGAAGC gaTTCAAGGCCTGCAGAGATGCTCAGCTACATATATATGA